CGCCGTTTTGAGCGACCGGACGAATCGCCGGAGGGCGTCCGGCCCGGTCCGCGAGGACCCGTGACGCTCCACGATTTGCACGCAGGCGCTTCCCACCACGACGGCGTCCGCCAGCCTTGCGGCGGAACGCGCCATTGCCGGCGTGGAAACGCCGAACCCGATCGCCACCGGCAGCCGGGAATGTTTCCTCACCTCTCCTGCCCAGGCCGCCATTCCGGGAGGAAAGGACTTCCGGACCCCCGTGATCCCAGTCACCGAGATCATATACAGGAATCCGGACCCCGACCGGGAGGCGCGTCGCACCCGCTCCGGGCCGCTTGTGGGAGCCACCAGCGGAATCCAGTCCAGCCCGGCCCGTCTCGCCTCGGGGGCCATCTCGCCCGATTCCTCCACCGGGAGGTCCACGACGAGAACCCCGTCCGCGCCCGCCCGCACGGCGTCCCTGCAGAATGCCCCGACCCCGTAGCGGAGAAAGGGGTTGTAGTACCCGAACAGCACCGCGGGGGTTCCATGCCTCTCCCGGAACGAGGAAACCAGAGACAGCGCCCCTCCCACGGTCATCCCCGCGGCCAGCGCCCTTCCCGCGGCCGCCTGGATCGTCGGGCCGTCCGCCGTGGGATCCGAAAACGGAATCCCCACCTCGATTATATCCGCTCCTCCTTCCGCCGCCGCGAAAATATATGCGAGAGAGCGGTCCGGGGCGGGGTCCCCCGCGGTCAGGTACACCACCAGCGCTTTCCCCCCCGATCGCCGCAGCCCGGAGAAGAGATCCTCAATCCGGGACATGTCCCGCCCCCGTTTTCCCGGAAAGGATTGCGATGTCCTTGTCCCCGCGGCCCGACAGGTTGACGAGGACCGTTTCGGACCGCTTCATCTTCCGCGCGAGACGCACCCCGAATGCGACCGCGTGCGAGGATTCCAGGGCGGGCAGGATCCCCTCGTACCGCGTCAGCAGGTCGAACCCTGCCAGCGCCTGCCGGTCCGTGACCGACACGTAGGCGGCGCGCCCGGTGGATTTCAGGAAGGCGTGCTCGGGGCCGACCCCCGGGTAGTCGAGTCCGGCGGAGATCGAGTGGGCCTCGCGGATCTGCCCGTCCCGATCCTGCAGGACGTACGACTTGCTGCCGTGCAGGACCCCCACCTCCCCCTTCGACAGCGTGGCGCCGTGCCGTCCGGAGGAAAGCCCCAGCCCCGCCGCCTCGACCCCGTAGAGACGGACCTCCTTCCTCCCGAGAAAAGGATGGAAGATCCCCAGGGAATTGCTTCCCCCCCCCACACATGCCACGATCGCCGTGGGGAGCCTTCCCTCCGCCTCCCGGAACTGCTTCCGCGCCTCCCGCCCGATGACCGACTGGAAATCCCGGACGATCATCGGATACGGGTGGGGACCCGCCGTCGAGCCGATGAGATAGTAAGTCGTCCGGACATTCGTCACCCAGTCGCGCAGCGCCGCGTTCATCGCGTCCTTGAGAGTCCGGCTGCCGGATTCCACCGGAATGACCTTTGCCCCCAGGAGGCGCATGCGGAAGACGTTCAGTTCCTGCCTGCGCATGTCCTCCGACCCCATGTATACGTCGCAGGCGATCCCCATCTTCGCGCAGACGGTGGCGGTGGCCACGCCGTGCTGGCCGGCGCCGGTCTCGGCGATGATCCGCCGCTTCCCCATCCGGCGGGCGAGCAGTCCCTGTCCCAGGGTGTTGTTGATCTTGTGGGAACCGGTGTGGGCGAGATCCTCCCGCTTCAGGTAGAGCTTCGCCCCGCCGGCCTTCTCCGTGAGCCGCCCGGCGAAGGTCAGCGGGGTCGGTCGCCCGGCATATTCCCGGAGGAGCCCGGCCAGCTCCCTCCGGAATCCGCGATCCCGGAGGGCATCCCGGTAGGCCTTCTCCAGGTCGATCAGGGCGGTCATGAGCGTCTCCGCGACGTACCGCCCCCCGAATGGGCCGTAGTGCCCCGACCTGTCCGGCCACCGCCTACGGTTGCGCACCTTCACTGCCGAATCCCCTCCTCGCATTCTCCACGAACCGCCGGACCTTCCCGGGATCCTTCCTCCCCGGCGCTTCCTCGACCCCTCCGGCGACATCCACCCCGTAGGGCCGGGCGAGACGGATCGCCCTCTCGACGTTCTCCGGGGTGAGCCCTCCGGCCAGGAGCCACCGCTTTCCGGACTCCTCCCCCCCGAACCGGATCCGCGGCCCGCCGCATTCCTTTCCGAGCAATTCCCAGTCGAGGGGCTCTCCCGTTCCACCGTACGCCCCCGGGACGGCCGCGTCGAGAAGGAACGCCTCGCAGGGGTATCCCCGGAAGGAGGCCAGTCCTCCCGCCCCTCCCCAGTGCACCGCCTTCAGGAGACGGAAGGAAATCCGGGCCGCATCCTCGGCCGTTTCCTTCCCGGAGAGCTGGACCACCTCGATCCCGAGCGACCGGCAGACCGCGCCGATCGTTTCGGGCCGTTCGTTCACGAACACTCCGACAGGAACCGCCTTCCCGCGGATCGCCTCCAGGATCGGGGCGGCCCGGTCCGCAGGAACGTACCGGACCGACCCCGGGAAAAAATTGATTCCCACGGCGTCCGCCCCCGCCCCGCATGCGGTTTCCGCGTCCAGGGGGGAGGTGACCCCGCAGATCTTGATCCGGAACATCTCCTCTCCGTCCCCTCCCCCGGGGGGGTTATGCCCCGACGTTCGGCAGCCGGGCCAGCGCCTCCCGGATCTGGCTTTCCGGGTGCTCGTGATCCACGAGCCGGCCGGC
The genomic region above belongs to Deltaproteobacteria bacterium GWC2_65_14 and contains:
- a CDS encoding tryptophan synthase subunit beta, whose product is MRGGDSAVKVRNRRRWPDRSGHYGPFGGRYVAETLMTALIDLEKAYRDALRDRGFRRELAGLLREYAGRPTPLTFAGRLTEKAGGAKLYLKREDLAHTGSHKINNTLGQGLLARRMGKRRIIAETGAGQHGVATATVCAKMGIACDVYMGSEDMRRQELNVFRMRLLGAKVIPVESGSRTLKDAMNAALRDWVTNVRTTYYLIGSTAGPHPYPMIVRDFQSVIGREARKQFREAEGRLPTAIVACVGGGSNSLGIFHPFLGRKEVRLYGVEAAGLGLSSGRHGATLSKGEVGVLHGSKSYVLQDRDGQIREAHSISAGLDYPGVGPEHAFLKSTGRAAYVSVTDRQALAGFDLLTRYEGILPALESSHAVAFGVRLARKMKRSETVLVNLSGRGDKDIAILSGKTGAGHVPD
- a CDS encoding tryptophan synthase subunit alpha, which produces MSRIEDLFSGLRRSGGKALVVYLTAGDPAPDRSLAYIFAAAEGGADIIEVGIPFSDPTADGPTIQAAAGRALAAGMTVGGALSLVSSFRERHGTPAVLFGYYNPFLRYGVGAFCRDAVRAGADGVLVVDLPVEESGEMAPEARRAGLDWIPLVAPTSGPERVRRASRSGSGFLYMISVTGITGVRKSFPPGMAAWAGEVRKHSRLPVAIGFGVSTPAMARSAARLADAVVVGSACVQIVERHGSSRTGPDALRRFVRSLKTAMR